In the genome of Calothrix sp. PCC 6303, the window TGTTGCAAGTTGCGGGAAGAGAAAATCAAGGGTATTTAGATATAGAAGCTATAGATAATTTCCCTTGCGAGGACTTGCGGATTATTGATACACTTTGGGTATCTGCTAGCAACGGTCATTTTGGCTTTAGTGTCCAAAAAGAAATTTACCAAAGTTTAGGTGGTAAACGAGAATATAATGAAAAAGTATGGAATGCTTTCTGCGATCGCGTGGGCTGGAAGATAGGAGGTTCTTGGTTGCGTTACGATGATTATACCTTTAACCTAAATGCCCCTAAAAGAGATACCTTTTTGCCCCTGCCCCTATGTGATAATGCCCCTGCTCCTGTTGGGAAATTATTTTCTTCTCTCGCGCAGAAACTTGTGAACTGTAACATATAAGCGCTTCAGCTTTTTATCAAGATTTGTAAAATAGAATATTTCTACGGAAACATAAGCCTTTCGGAAATTCGATACCTGGCACTTGGCACTATGCGCGAGGCAGCTTAATCGTTAAATAACTGCATAGCGATTTTTGCGTCATAGCAGTTTGCCGTCGCAAATTTCTCCGCTACCGCTTCAATTTCTGGGTTGTCAGCTTCCCAAGTTGCCCAAGGTAACTTTGTTTGCCCTGGTGATGTTTTCTTCTTTTTGCTTTTTATGACTTTGGTTTCTGAAATCTCCAAGAAATCTGGTTTTTCCATCACTCAGTATAACTATTGCGAATTTAACGATGAAAACCGGGTTTCTCTCGAAGATGAGAAGTCGTGATAAACCTGGTTTTTCTTGAAAGTGGCTAACTGATGGCATACCGCATCCATCTGCGTTCAAGATAAAGGCTGCTGCGGGTTGATTTGTTTGCACAGGAAACCAGGTTGCTTTGGGTTTTAGTGTTCAGTTGTTTGTTTCCCAAGCTGGTGAAACCTGGTTTCGGAAATCTCCAAGAAACCGGGATCATTAGTACAGATGTATGAAGTCACTTATATGTAACTTACTGAATTTATAAAAATTATCAACATACAAATATCACAATACAAACTTATTACATCAACAGCTAGTCAAGGATTACAGCCTAATTTATAGCTAACCGATGTATTTCATCAAACCAAGTAAAATTCTGAGACGGAGAGACAGTAAAATTACTCCGCACAAAAGAATTAGATGCGTGGTAACTTGAAAATTCCTAGTCCATCACCCCTTGCTGTCAACCATGTATAACCACTATTTACATCCTCAGCACCTCGAAGAACTTATCGAGGGTAGTGGTATAGATTCTCAAATTGCCAGTTTAAATTTTAGTTCTCTCCAAGATAGAGACGCTTACAATTGCCTGTTGATTTCGGAACAGGTACCCCGTACGAACACCGGAATGGTGAAGCATAGCTGGTTACAACGTTACTCCCATGTCACCTCTGGTGGTTGGTGGTGTTCGGGGTTAGATCCTTTGAATAATTGGCAGGAGATGGAGTGGGGTTGTTTTAAACCTGATGAACCTCGCTTAAATCAAAAAGGCAAACCCATTAAGTACGAACATCCACCGGGAACCTCAACACGGGTGTTTTGCTTACGAGTGACGCTGAAAACATGGCAGAAAGTTGCCCAACGGTACAATTTAGCAATTCCCCATGATGTGAAAGTTTCTCCAGATGGGGAAGCTGTAGGGTTTTGGCAGTGGGTAAGAGAACAGAATTTGCCGATAATTATTTGTGAGGGAGTAAAGAAAGCCGCTTCATTGTTATCTTTGGGGTACAATGCGATCGCTATTCCGGGAATCACTAGTGGTTATCGTGTGGCAAAGGATGATTTTGGAAAAATAGTCAGTCGTCAACTAATTCCCGATTTAACTACTTTTGCTAGTAAACACCGGACTTTCTACATTTGTTTTGATTTTGAAACCGAACCTCGAAAAATCGCGGCGGTGAATAATGCGATTATTCAATTAGGTGTGCTGTTTCAAAGCAAAAATTGCTCAGTTCAAGTCATTAAGTTACCGGGTGCGGAGAAAGGAGTTGATGAATATATCGTCAGGAAGGGGATTAGTGGAGTTGAAAGTCTTTATCGTCAAAGTCTAGATTTAGAGCTTTATCTGGCTCAAATCAAACCCTATACCCAACTCACAATTCCTTCTACTTTATCAGTTAATCAGCGCTATTTAGGCGAAATTCCCTTTCCAAAAAGTGGCATCATTGGTGTGAAATCTGCTAAGGGAACAGGTAAAACTACAGCTTTGAAATCAGTTGTTCAACAAGCAAAAGCTAAAAATCAGCCAGTTTTATTAATTACCCATCGCATCCAGTTAGGAAAGTTTTTGTGTGACAAAATCGGGATTAATTGGGGTTTAAATAAATCATATAATTCTCGACATCTAGGACTTTGTGCAGATTCCATCTGGAAATTAAATCCCCAAGATTGGCAAGGTGGAATTATTATTTTAGATGAGGTTGAGCAGTCTTTATGGCATTTACTCCACAGCAACACCTGTAAAGACAAACGTGTCAAACTTTTGAAAAGTTTTCAAAACTTGATTTATACAGTTTTGAGCACAGGAGGAATGATAATTGCTCAAGATGCAGATTTATCGGATATTTCCTTAGAATATTTACAACAGTTAAGTGGAACAGAATTACCACCTTGGATATTAGTCAATCAATGGCAACCTGAAAAAGGTTGGGATGTGACTTTTTACGATTCTCCGAATCCAACACCCTTAATTCAGCAACTTGAATTAGATTTAATTGCTGGAAGAAAGTGCTATGTCACCACAGATAGTCGAGCAGGTCGTTATAGTTGTGAAACAATTGATAAATATCTCAAAGAACGTTTAGAAAAAATATATCGATTATTTCCCAAAACCTTAGTAATTAGCAGCAGTACTACCAATACACCAGGACACCAAGCTGTTGATTTTGTCAATGAAATTAACGATAAAGTAACAAACTATGATTTGGTTTTAGTAACTCCCAGTTTGGGAACTGGTGTAAGTATTGATATTCAACATTTCGATCGGGTTTATGGTATCTTCCAAGGTGTAATTCCCGATTCTGAAGCACGTCAAGCTTTAGCAAGGGTTCGTGATCATGTTCCGCGCACGGTTTGGTGTGCAAAACGCGGGATTGGCTTAATTGGTAGCGGCAGCACTAATTATCGTCTACTATCAGATTGGTATCAAGAAAATCAAAAAGAAAATTTAGCATTACTCAGTCCACTACAAAAAATCGATGTTGATTTGCCTTTAGCTTATGATCCAATTCATTTACGCACCTGGTCAAAAATATCTGCTAGGGTAAATTCTTCAATTAGCATTTATCGTCAATCAATGAAAGAAGGTTTATTGGCAGATGGACATCAGATTTGGCTACGTAGTAATGCGATTCAGCAGAATATTATCCGAGATTTGCGTCATGCATTTTTAGTAACAGATCCTGAAGATGCAGCAACACGACGTAGGCTCATACTAGAAATAGTCAAAGTTAAAAAAGATTGGGAAAGAAGTAGGCAGAAAAATAAACAAATTAGCCATAGTATCCGCAAAATTAAATATCAAAATCAATTAGCATCTGCAAATGCTGTAGCAAATGCAAGAGATATTGATTACGTCGAATACGAAGAACTCTTAACAAAACATTCACTTAGCGATGACGAACGTTGTCAAGTTAATAAACATAAATTGTGGCAAAGATATGGTGTTGAAGTCACACCTAAGTTAAAAATTCAAGATGATCAAGGATATTATTCGCAACTATTAATTCATTATTACCTAACTCATGAAAGTGAGTATTTCCGTGTTCGAGATCAACAGGAACTACGTCAACATTTATTTTCAGGTGAAGGTAAAATATTTTTACCTGATTTGAAAGCTTACACCTTAAAAGTTGAAGTTTTACGTGCTTTAGGGATGCAGCAGTTTCTCGAAGTAGGAAGAAAGTTTTCTGAGAATGATACAGATTTAGTTTTGTTGAAGAATACTACTTCACAATGTAGTCAACATATACAGCGTGCCTTAAATATCAACTTAGTTTGTGGAAATGATCAAAAATCGTCTTTGAAAATTTTAGGCAGATTACTAAATTTATTTGGTTTGAAATTAAAACGAACTCACGGAATTTATCAAGTTGACTTAAAGACTTTAGATGATGGTAGAGATGAAATTTTTCATGTATGGCATCAGCGTGATAAATTAATGTTGGCAAATTTGGCGGTTGTAGACAAAAATCCTCAAATTACATCCGGAGTTAGAGATTTAGCAGTAAACGCTTATCAATAATCAGCCGGCTGGCGTGGAACTTAAGTCAATATTATGATCTCAATCATGTCGTATGAGGCGAAACTTGCGTGATGAAAGAGATCTACTTCGATTAAGGTAAAATTCAAATATTATATCAGTGCCATCACGAAGCTTGCGTATGAACTCTCATAAAGTTAATCAGAATAGTAAAAATATATTAGATAATGACACTATCGCCGCGTGGATATTTCTTACTCCTGCGTTAATATTGCTGGGCTTATTTATTATTTATCCCATAATCTACTTATTATATCTTAGTTTTACTGCCGGAAGTTTCACTTCCAAGGGAGCTTATTGGGTAGGTTTTAAAAATTATTGGCGATTACTTCTGAGCAAAGATTTTTGGCAAATTATCGGCAATACAACTTACTTTACCATCACTACAGTGATTCCTAGCTTAATTATCCCTCTCGGATTAGCTGCTTTGTTAAATCGCAATATTCCCTTACGAGGTGTCATCAGAACAGCGTACTTCATCCCTTCAATTATTTCACTAGTTGCGGCTGGTTTAGGGTTTCGTTGGCTATTTCAAACAGATGGACCTGTAAACGAATTTTTAAATATTTTGGGAATTGATTCTATCTCTTGGTTGGGTGATACATTTTGGGCAATGCCTGTATTAATTATTATGAGTATTTGGAAACAGCTTGGTTTTAACATGGTTGTTTTTTTAGCTGGTTTACAAGCCATTCCCATCAGTCGTTACGAAGCATCTGAGTTAGATGGGGCAAATGAATGGCAGCAGTTTTGGCACATTACATTACCAGGAATAAGACCTACTCTAGTGTTTACAGCTGTTACTACAATTATCTTTACGCTACGCAGTTTCGAGCAGGTATTCGTTGTAACTGGTGGCGGTCCCCTCAATTCTACTAATTTGTTGGTTTATTATATCTATCAAGAAGCATTTGGACAATTTGATTTTGGTTATGCCGCAGCTGCTGCAACAGTTTTATTAGTAGTTACGTTAGTACTTGTATATTTACAGTTACGAACATGGCAAGATGATGATTAAAATCAAAGTTTGAATATATATATTATGCTGATTTGATAACGATTAGTTTATCTTACAGGTAAAAAATTATAGTACCAGAAGAAGTTATATAAGATAATATGACTTTTACTAAATTATGTGACGTAGATATAAAATTTTTTTAAATTTTACAATAAACTTCAAGTTAATTATTGAAATTTTCAGCACATGGCAATTTATGAAATTGCTGTGACTTATATCAGAGCATTATGACATTTGAAAATAAAAAACAACGTATTATCAGGGATTTTTCGGAATTCTCAATATTTTTTGGGAAATTCTTTTATTGTTCGTAAATTATTTGTTTCATATGACGGCAACTGGAGTGTAATCTCAAGGTATGGAGCAAATCATAAAAATCAAAGCTCTCAAGTTATATCAGGGTGAAATTTAGATGAAAAGCAGAAATATTCATTCACTCACCCAATTTAATTTTTTCAATCGATGATCATGTTTATTTGCATCTAGCACTTAAATTAGGTATCTACATTTCCAACACTGAGCATCCAGGATTTAGAGGAAAATTACCATGAATAACCAAGCTGATAACCAGGAACTAGTCTTGAGTCAAATCTTCAATCAAGTTGCGGATAAATCGTTCTCTCGTAATAATTTTAATGGATATAGTTTAAGTGGTGTAGATTTAAGCTCAATCGATTTGAGTGGAGTCAATTTGATTGGGGTAGATTTACGAGGTGCTAATTTGAGTAATTCTATTCTCAAAGGAGCAAATCTCAGTGGTGCAAATTTGATCGGAGCTAATTTACGAGGAATTAATTTAGAAGAAGCTTGCTTATGTGAAGCTAACTTGAATGATGCT includes:
- a CDS encoding plasmid replication protein, CyRepA1 family, whose protein sequence is MYNHYLHPQHLEELIEGSGIDSQIASLNFSSLQDRDAYNCLLISEQVPRTNTGMVKHSWLQRYSHVTSGGWWCSGLDPLNNWQEMEWGCFKPDEPRLNQKGKPIKYEHPPGTSTRVFCLRVTLKTWQKVAQRYNLAIPHDVKVSPDGEAVGFWQWVREQNLPIIICEGVKKAASLLSLGYNAIAIPGITSGYRVAKDDFGKIVSRQLIPDLTTFASKHRTFYICFDFETEPRKIAAVNNAIIQLGVLFQSKNCSVQVIKLPGAEKGVDEYIVRKGISGVESLYRQSLDLELYLAQIKPYTQLTIPSTLSVNQRYLGEIPFPKSGIIGVKSAKGTGKTTALKSVVQQAKAKNQPVLLITHRIQLGKFLCDKIGINWGLNKSYNSRHLGLCADSIWKLNPQDWQGGIIILDEVEQSLWHLLHSNTCKDKRVKLLKSFQNLIYTVLSTGGMIIAQDADLSDISLEYLQQLSGTELPPWILVNQWQPEKGWDVTFYDSPNPTPLIQQLELDLIAGRKCYVTTDSRAGRYSCETIDKYLKERLEKIYRLFPKTLVISSSTTNTPGHQAVDFVNEINDKVTNYDLVLVTPSLGTGVSIDIQHFDRVYGIFQGVIPDSEARQALARVRDHVPRTVWCAKRGIGLIGSGSTNYRLLSDWYQENQKENLALLSPLQKIDVDLPLAYDPIHLRTWSKISARVNSSISIYRQSMKEGLLADGHQIWLRSNAIQQNIIRDLRHAFLVTDPEDAATRRRLILEIVKVKKDWERSRQKNKQISHSIRKIKYQNQLASANAVANARDIDYVEYEELLTKHSLSDDERCQVNKHKLWQRYGVEVTPKLKIQDDQGYYSQLLIHYYLTHESEYFRVRDQQELRQHLFSGEGKIFLPDLKAYTLKVEVLRALGMQQFLEVGRKFSENDTDLVLLKNTTSQCSQHIQRALNINLVCGNDQKSSLKILGRLLNLFGLKLKRTHGIYQVDLKTLDDGRDEIFHVWHQRDKLMLANLAVVDKNPQITSGVRDLAVNAYQ
- a CDS encoding carbohydrate ABC transporter permease, which encodes MNSHKVNQNSKNILDNDTIAAWIFLTPALILLGLFIIYPIIYLLYLSFTAGSFTSKGAYWVGFKNYWRLLLSKDFWQIIGNTTYFTITTVIPSLIIPLGLAALLNRNIPLRGVIRTAYFIPSIISLVAAGLGFRWLFQTDGPVNEFLNILGIDSISWLGDTFWAMPVLIIMSIWKQLGFNMVVFLAGLQAIPISRYEASELDGANEWQQFWHITLPGIRPTLVFTAVTTIIFTLRSFEQVFVVTGGGPLNSTNLLVYYIYQEAFGQFDFGYAAAAATVLLVVTLVLVYLQLRTWQDDD